A genomic region of Lodderomyces elongisporus chromosome 5, complete sequence contains the following coding sequences:
- the PRP21 gene encoding SF3a splicing factor complex subunit (BUSCO:EOG09264RIE), which translates to MSTSAPIPLQQSSLPENAKIPPTDIKETIDKSVIYILKNGKSFEERLLKNNRNKHFNFLQPDNEYHQYYQWKLQNTETPLGTETGADNSLNKDTAIKNHIDAKDIVIPKPRDLPFLIDNFPQINQYDHDVIKTTALYISINGQDRILDLFKHETKQGNSAQFEFLKPQHSLHGLFQTYVKQYDIVREMISDPNHPLNKQVANDLDEIEHDKNNGQFNILTRGYDRAQYLKQNRIRKKQQDAKLREQQVKFASIDWQDFAIVEYIHFTESEKNQELQTDGDQESKNLRLPLNRTDLIKRSLTNKRREIKLEKINQSNGTDHEQDLVESVRKQTSTSPSNKETSPSPTPPPFKGMKIKAAGTTRLKRATTKTASTTTLNNDDKIATNLGVKLIKCPITGKMIPEGEFDTHLRNLLRDPSYKQQQENYIKKNFSFESNITTDQVYENIKRLMKKRTSTSHD; encoded by the coding sequence ATGTCGACTTCAGCGCCAATACCACTACAGCAACTGCTGCTACCTGAAAATGCCAAGATACCACCTACAGATATCAAGGAAACAATTGACAAATCGGTTATCTATATACTCAAAAACGGCAAATCTTTTGAAGAACGactattgaaaaataatagaaacaaacatTTCAACTTTCTTCAACCCGATAACGAATATCATCAATACTACCAGTGGAAACTACAAAACACCGAGACACCACTTGGAACAGAAACAGGAGCAGACAATCTGTTGAATAAAGATACAGCAATCAAAAACCACATCGACGCCAAAGATATAGTCATTCCAAAACCTCGTGACCTACCATTTCTCATTGACAATTTCCCACAAATCAACCAATACGACCATGATGTCATCAAAACAACAGCATTATACATCTCCATTAATGGACAAGACAGAATTTTGGATCTCTTTAAACACGAAACCAAACAAGGCAATAGCGCccaatttgaatttttaaAACCACAACACTCATTACACGGACTATTCCAAACATACGTCAAACAATACGATATTGTACGAGAGATGATAAGTGACCCAAACCACCCCTTGAATAAACAAGTGGCAAATGACTTGGACGAGATTGAACACGACAAGAACAATGGCCAATTCAATATCCTAACACGAGGCTATGATCGTGCACAATacttgaaacaaaatagaataCGCAAAAAGCAACAAGATGCAAAATTAAGAGAACAACAAGTAAAGTTTGCCCTGATAGACTGGCAAGATTTTGCTATTGTTGAATACATACATTTCACTGAATCTGAAAAGAATCAAGAGCTTCAAACTGATGGCGACCAGGAACTGAAAAACTTGCGCTTACCTTTAAACAGAACAGATTTAATAAAGAGATCATTGaccaacaaaagaagagaaatcAAACTAGAAAAGATAAACCAATCAAATGGTACAGACCACGAACAAGATTTGGTGGAATCAGTAAGAAAGCAAACGTCGACTTCTCCTTCCAATAAGGAAACTTCACCATCGCCTACACCGCCACCATTCAAAGGAATGAAGATTAAAGCAGCAGGTACAACAAGATTAAAACGAGCAACAACTAAAACAGCATCTACGACAACTTTgaataatgatgataaaatTGCAACAAATTTGGGTGTTAAATTGATCAAGTGTCCCATTACCGGTAAAATGATTCCCGAAGGTGAGTTTGACACTCACTTGCGCAACTTGCTTCGTGATCCAAGCTATaagcagcaacaagaaaacTACATCAAAAAGAACTTTTCCTTTGAGTCCAACATCACCACCGATCAAGTTTACGAAAATATAAAACgattgatgaaaaagagaacatCAACACTGCATGACTAA